One Cryobacterium psychrophilum DNA segment encodes these proteins:
- a CDS encoding TetR/AcrR family transcriptional regulator yields MTPDFPLPPAASIRPRTGDELRSIALELFASAGFAATSLQHIADAAGYSKSSVLYHFASKEALLAELLTPAVDRLTEILERYLDAGQTESSRSDFIDDFIDFLLQFRLELHTFINQGQSLGGIPVVDRARDVIVRLSDTLCSTDASVEDRLRFAIALGGAAYSLVAGMTFLGKDIAPIDELRPALRTVIIELLVPVALHNPTGKQ; encoded by the coding sequence GTGACCCCCGACTTCCCACTCCCACCGGCCGCCAGCATCCGTCCCCGAACCGGTGACGAACTGCGCAGCATCGCCCTCGAACTCTTCGCGTCGGCCGGATTCGCCGCAACATCGTTGCAGCACATCGCCGACGCCGCGGGCTACTCCAAATCGAGCGTGCTGTACCACTTCGCGTCCAAGGAAGCGCTTCTCGCCGAGCTGCTCACCCCGGCCGTCGACAGGCTGACCGAAATTCTCGAACGCTACCTCGACGCGGGCCAGACGGAGTCCTCCCGGAGCGATTTCATCGACGATTTCATCGATTTCCTGCTGCAGTTCCGGCTCGAGTTGCACACCTTCATCAACCAGGGCCAGTCCCTCGGCGGCATCCCGGTCGTCGACCGGGCACGGGACGTCATCGTGCGCCTCTCCGACACGCTGTGCAGCACCGACGCGAGCGTCGAAGATCGCCTGCGCTTCGCCATCGCCCTCGGCGGCGCCGCCTACTCGCTCGTGGCCGGGATGACTTTCCTCGGCAAGGACATCGCCCCGATTGACGAGCTGCGGCCCGCCCTGCGCACCGTGATCATCGAACTCCTCGTCCCCGTCGCCCTGCACAACCCCACCGGAAAGCAGTAA
- a CDS encoding MMPL family transporter, with product MATALYRIGHFAYRRAWLVIGVWVVLLGAILGGGVALGGQTQESYAIPGTESQDSIDKLAAVFPAAAGAQVQAVYTVPSGASVTDAPYRTAIEDMATVIEGIAGVNAVISPYSEYASNAISSDEQTAFTQVQLTGPSTDVVPSTLQDLTDTATLGEKAGLEVAFGGQVFQDNTFGITITEIFGVLFAGVVLLITFGSLMAAGMPLLMALIGVGVAIGGITTISAFVPVSSTAPMLALMLGLAVGIDYSLFILSRHRTQMATGESPHESAATAVATAGSAVVFAGLTVIIALLGLLVVGIPFLSVMGVGAAFAVLVSIAVAVTLLPALLGLAGARLAPKPGGRAHRRATTPDTGRPTLGRRWVGLVLKAPIVAAILVVGVLGTLAIPALSLDLNLPDGASEPAGSTQLKAYQLIEQGFGPGYNGPLIVVVDITQTTEIFPSLDAIGAEIRTLPDVAYVGTGTPNPSVDTAIIQVMPGSAPDAPETKVLVQAIRDLGPGIDQKFGTPITVTGATAVGIDISNRLTGALIPFALIVVGLSIVLLTMVFRSLFVPIKAALGFLLSVFAALGVTVAIFQWGWFADVIGVENPGPILSFLPILLMAVLFGLAMDYEVFLVSGMREEFVKTGNARQSVIHGFSHAGRVVTAAALIMFFVFFAFVPEGTGAIKGIAFALAIGVFLDAFLVRMTLVPAAMALAGKAAWWIPAWLARLLPNVDIEGEGLRRHLLDNAWATEQSAAITAEEAVFGVADTTIGPLSFNAARGSVLRLGAPASARRVIAATFAGRLDPVSGRLQVAGSPLPSERGRALRSVALAEVAADTGQTLGDVVTERVLLSRPWYRGRTTRATVNTWIGRLNAVRDSGLEPAEPVTRDTLLASLSGHDRALAAVTAALAENPAVLVVDLGDALPEDSMQRDLQTVLADLVPSAVTLVIAATAFNAEALAWSSRRGTSTLTLTSTPADDSASVDGKVLRS from the coding sequence GTGGCCACCGCGCTGTACCGCATCGGTCATTTCGCTTACCGCCGAGCCTGGCTTGTGATCGGGGTGTGGGTCGTTCTCCTCGGCGCCATCCTCGGCGGCGGCGTCGCGCTCGGCGGACAGACGCAGGAGTCGTATGCCATTCCGGGCACGGAATCGCAGGACTCCATCGACAAGCTCGCCGCGGTGTTTCCCGCGGCCGCCGGCGCTCAGGTGCAGGCGGTGTACACGGTGCCGAGTGGGGCATCCGTCACTGATGCGCCGTACCGCACCGCCATCGAAGACATGGCCACGGTCATTGAAGGCATCGCCGGCGTCAACGCCGTCATCAGCCCGTACTCCGAATATGCGTCAAACGCCATATCCAGCGACGAGCAGACGGCCTTCACGCAGGTGCAGCTCACCGGACCGTCAACGGATGTCGTCCCCTCGACCCTGCAGGACCTCACCGACACGGCAACCCTCGGCGAAAAGGCCGGCCTCGAGGTGGCCTTCGGCGGTCAGGTTTTCCAAGACAACACGTTCGGCATCACCATCACCGAAATCTTCGGGGTGCTCTTCGCCGGGGTGGTACTGCTCATCACGTTCGGCTCGCTCATGGCCGCCGGAATGCCCCTGCTGATGGCCCTGATCGGCGTCGGCGTGGCCATTGGCGGCATCACCACCATTTCGGCCTTCGTGCCCGTCTCCAGCACCGCGCCGATGCTCGCGCTCATGCTGGGACTCGCGGTGGGAATCGACTACTCCCTCTTCATCTTGTCGCGGCACCGCACCCAGATGGCCACGGGGGAGAGCCCGCACGAATCGGCGGCGACCGCCGTGGCCACGGCCGGCAGCGCCGTGGTCTTCGCCGGACTCACCGTGATCATCGCCCTGCTGGGCCTACTCGTGGTGGGGATCCCCTTCCTCAGCGTGATGGGCGTTGGCGCGGCCTTCGCCGTGCTCGTGTCGATCGCCGTCGCGGTCACCCTGCTGCCCGCCCTCCTCGGGCTGGCCGGCGCCCGGCTCGCACCCAAGCCCGGTGGGCGTGCGCACCGCCGCGCCACAACACCGGATACCGGTCGCCCGACGCTCGGACGCCGCTGGGTGGGCCTCGTGCTCAAAGCCCCGATCGTGGCCGCCATCCTCGTCGTCGGCGTGCTCGGCACCCTCGCCATTCCGGCGCTCAGCCTCGACCTCAACCTGCCGGACGGTGCGTCAGAACCCGCCGGATCCACGCAGCTCAAGGCGTACCAGCTCATCGAGCAGGGCTTCGGTCCCGGCTACAACGGGCCGCTCATCGTCGTGGTCGACATCACCCAGACCACCGAAATCTTTCCGAGCCTCGACGCGATCGGCGCCGAGATTCGCACCCTGCCCGACGTCGCCTATGTGGGCACGGGCACACCGAACCCCTCCGTCGACACCGCCATCATCCAGGTCATGCCCGGAAGCGCGCCCGACGCCCCCGAAACGAAGGTCCTCGTGCAGGCCATCCGAGACCTGGGACCGGGCATCGACCAGAAATTCGGAACACCGATCACCGTCACGGGTGCGACGGCCGTGGGCATCGACATCTCCAACCGGTTGACCGGGGCGCTCATCCCCTTCGCCCTGATCGTCGTGGGCCTCTCGATTGTTCTTTTGACCATGGTGTTCCGCTCCCTCTTCGTGCCGATCAAGGCGGCCCTCGGCTTTCTGCTATCCGTCTTCGCCGCCCTCGGCGTGACCGTGGCGATCTTTCAATGGGGCTGGTTCGCCGACGTGATCGGCGTCGAGAACCCCGGCCCGATCCTGAGCTTCCTGCCCATCCTGCTGATGGCCGTGCTCTTCGGGCTCGCCATGGACTACGAGGTCTTCCTCGTATCTGGCATGCGCGAGGAGTTCGTGAAGACCGGCAACGCCCGGCAATCCGTGATCCACGGGTTCTCCCACGCGGGGCGCGTGGTCACCGCGGCGGCGCTGATCATGTTCTTTGTCTTCTTCGCCTTCGTGCCCGAGGGGACCGGCGCGATCAAGGGCATTGCGTTCGCGCTCGCCATCGGGGTGTTCCTGGATGCCTTCCTGGTGCGCATGACGCTCGTGCCGGCAGCCATGGCCCTCGCCGGGAAAGCCGCATGGTGGATTCCCGCCTGGCTCGCCCGACTGCTGCCGAACGTCGACATCGAGGGGGAGGGCCTCCGGCGCCACCTGCTCGACAACGCCTGGGCCACCGAACAGTCCGCGGCGATCACGGCGGAGGAGGCGGTGTTCGGCGTCGCCGACACCACCATCGGTCCGCTGTCATTCAACGCGGCGCGCGGATCGGTCCTGCGCCTCGGCGCACCGGCATCCGCTCGACGAGTGATCGCGGCCACGTTCGCCGGCCGGCTCGACCCGGTGAGCGGACGCCTGCAGGTGGCCGGTTCCCCGCTGCCCTCCGAGCGAGGTCGAGCCCTGCGTTCCGTGGCGCTCGCCGAGGTTGCCGCCGATACCGGCCAGACGCTGGGCGACGTCGTCACCGAACGGGTGCTGCTCTCCCGGCCGTGGTACCGCGGCCGCACCACCAGGGCAACCGTGAACACCTGGATCGGCCGGCTCAACGCGGTTCGTGACTCCGGCCTCGAACCGGCCGAACCGGTGACCCGCGACACCCTGCTGGCGTCGCTGAGCGGGCACGACCGGGCGCTTGCCGCCGTGACCGCGGCGCTTGCCGAGAACCCCGCCGTGCTCGTCGTTGACCTCGGCGACGCGCTGCCGGAGGATTCGATGCAACGCGACCTGCAAACCGTGCTGGCCGACCTCGTGCCGAGCGCCGTGACCCTCGTGATCGCGGCTACCGCGTTCAACGCCGAGGCCCTCGCCTGGAGCAGCCGGCGCGGCACCAGCACCCTCACCCTCACGTCAACCCCGGCCGACGACTCTGCGTCCGTGGATGGAAAGGTCCTGCGCTCATGA
- a CDS encoding YhgE/Pip domain-containing protein, with product MSPQLERLFTRTPGQRRWVVRGLVAALIVVPLAVAGVFTAALTSASDRVDTIHAIVVNNDEFVTLTLPDGTDQPVLAGRQLVTQLTAPNPGAAGFDWTISNSEDAQAALASGEAYAVLTIPPDFSASVTSLSGTTPTQADLDIRTDDAHSYLAGSVAQSVGGALTGAFGREVTSRYLTGLYDNLAVLGESLQSAADGAAQVSTGITGVATGLDSLADGANSAATGAASAATGASSFSSGVGTYTRGVDSLSTGLGTLSSGAAGLSQISGGWSGYTGGVTQTASGFEDLAAALLANPANAPYAGALADFQAGLDTLSSQGAALSGQTTSAISGVASGISQSASGAAALSNGSDGLRSGAANLASGVSGLSGGVADLATGADAAASGAHALESGAGDLASGLSEGAAGAAPFTTLDATATAEVVSEPVAVATDRDHPVSSVAPIMGALFVPVSLWIGALAIFLLLQPLTRRALASTASTGRIVRRGLGRAVAIAAAQAVLVTVLLHAALKVDWVLLPTTLSFALLLAVTFVAVHHALTVLFGRGGILVSLVLLVLQLASAGGLYPLELVAKPFQVISPFLPLTWAVDGMQAIVSGGSAASVASAAAVLSLFAIIGVLVSWWAVARQRGAMAWSHAAALA from the coding sequence ATGAGCCCGCAGCTTGAACGACTCTTCACTCGCACGCCCGGCCAGCGCCGCTGGGTGGTGCGCGGCCTCGTGGCCGCTCTGATCGTGGTTCCGCTCGCCGTCGCGGGCGTCTTCACCGCGGCGCTCACCTCGGCGAGCGACCGCGTCGACACGATTCACGCGATCGTGGTCAACAACGACGAGTTCGTCACCCTCACGCTGCCCGACGGAACCGACCAGCCCGTTCTGGCCGGCCGGCAACTGGTGACCCAGCTCACCGCCCCGAACCCCGGGGCCGCCGGCTTTGACTGGACGATCTCGAACTCCGAAGACGCCCAGGCAGCACTCGCGTCGGGCGAAGCGTATGCGGTGCTCACCATCCCACCGGACTTCTCCGCCTCGGTCACCTCGCTCTCCGGCACAACGCCCACCCAGGCCGACCTCGACATCCGCACCGATGACGCGCACTCCTACCTCGCCGGATCGGTGGCCCAGTCGGTTGGAGGCGCCCTGACCGGCGCCTTCGGCCGCGAGGTGACGTCCCGATATCTCACGGGCCTGTACGACAATCTTGCCGTGCTCGGCGAGTCCCTGCAGAGCGCAGCGGATGGCGCGGCCCAGGTCTCCACCGGCATCACGGGTGTCGCCACCGGGCTCGATTCCCTCGCCGACGGAGCCAACTCCGCGGCGACCGGCGCGGCATCGGCCGCCACCGGCGCCTCCTCGTTCTCGTCCGGCGTTGGCACGTACACGCGCGGGGTGGATTCGCTCAGCACCGGACTCGGCACGCTCAGCTCCGGAGCGGCCGGCCTGTCGCAGATCAGCGGCGGCTGGTCGGGTTACACCGGCGGCGTCACGCAGACGGCGAGTGGTTTCGAAGACCTCGCGGCCGCGCTCCTGGCCAACCCCGCCAACGCCCCCTATGCCGGGGCGCTCGCCGACTTCCAGGCCGGGCTCGACACCCTCTCCAGCCAGGGAGCCGCCCTCAGCGGCCAGACCACCTCCGCGATCTCCGGCGTGGCGTCGGGCATCAGCCAGAGCGCATCCGGGGCCGCCGCGCTGTCGAACGGATCCGACGGGCTGCGCAGTGGGGCAGCGAATCTCGCCTCCGGCGTCTCCGGCCTGTCCGGCGGCGTCGCCGACCTTGCGACCGGCGCCGACGCGGCCGCGTCGGGTGCCCACGCCCTGGAATCCGGAGCCGGCGACCTCGCAAGCGGTCTCTCGGAGGGCGCCGCCGGGGCCGCCCCGTTCACGACGCTCGACGCGACAGCCACCGCGGAGGTCGTCTCTGAGCCCGTGGCCGTGGCGACCGATCGGGACCACCCCGTGTCGAGCGTCGCACCGATCATGGGCGCGCTCTTCGTGCCCGTGAGCCTGTGGATCGGCGCGCTCGCCATCTTCCTTCTGCTGCAGCCGCTCACGCGCCGGGCCCTGGCCTCCACCGCGAGTACCGGCCGAATCGTGCGCCGCGGCCTCGGCCGGGCCGTCGCCATCGCGGCGGCGCAGGCCGTGCTCGTCACCGTGCTGCTGCACGCGGCCCTCAAGGTTGACTGGGTTCTGCTGCCGACGACCCTGTCATTTGCGCTGCTGCTCGCCGTGACGTTCGTGGCGGTGCACCACGCCCTGACCGTGCTCTTCGGTCGCGGCGGCATCCTCGTCTCGCTCGTGCTGCTGGTGCTGCAACTCGCCTCGGCCGGCGGCCTGTATCCTCTCGAGCTCGTGGCGAAACCATTCCAGGTCATCAGCCCGTTCCTGCCGCTCACCTGGGCCGTTGACGGAATGCAGGCCATCGTGTCCGGTGGCAGCGCGGCATCCGTTGCCTCGGCCGCCGCGGTGCTCAGCCTCTTCGCCATCATCGGTGTGCTGGTGAGCTGGTGGGCCGTGGCGCGGCAGCGTGGGGCCATGGCGTGGTCCCACGCGGCAGCGCTGGCGTAG
- a CDS encoding sugar phosphate isomerase/epimerase, giving the protein MSTTCVYPLPPEQAFRLARLAGFDGIEVMVTRDEGTQDAASLRELSPKFGLPIVSIHAPVLLLTHFVWGRDPRVKLERSAQLAQDVGASTVVVHPPFRWQAGYADDFLDIVREITASTGIEIAVENMFPWMWAGRSLRAYAPSWDTTIMDSDAVTLDFSHCALSGYDSLEMATALGDRLRHIHLCDGTGSLEEGRVFDEHLLPGRGTEPVAEVLAMLTAAHWTGAIVAEVNTRKAQTDRERLDLLRETLAFARRHTQPQPRRRFARSRRAIAALRTGLTP; this is encoded by the coding sequence ATGAGCACCACCTGCGTCTATCCGCTTCCGCCCGAGCAGGCCTTTCGACTGGCCAGGCTCGCTGGTTTCGATGGCATCGAAGTAATGGTCACCCGCGACGAGGGCACCCAGGATGCCGCGTCGCTGCGTGAGCTGTCGCCCAAATTCGGTCTTCCCATCGTCTCGATCCACGCGCCCGTACTACTGCTCACGCACTTCGTCTGGGGCAGGGACCCACGCGTGAAGCTGGAACGCTCGGCGCAGTTGGCGCAGGATGTGGGCGCGTCGACGGTGGTCGTTCACCCGCCCTTTCGTTGGCAGGCCGGGTATGCGGACGATTTTCTTGACATCGTGCGGGAGATCACCGCGAGCACCGGCATTGAGATTGCCGTCGAGAATATGTTTCCGTGGATGTGGGCCGGCCGAAGCCTCCGCGCCTACGCACCGTCGTGGGACACCACGATCATGGACAGCGACGCGGTCACCCTGGATTTCTCCCACTGCGCCCTGAGCGGTTACGACAGCCTCGAAATGGCGACCGCCCTGGGAGACCGGCTTCGCCACATTCACCTCTGTGATGGCACCGGTTCCCTCGAGGAGGGCAGGGTGTTCGACGAGCACCTGCTGCCGGGCCGGGGCACCGAACCGGTGGCCGAGGTGCTCGCGATGCTCACGGCAGCGCACTGGACGGGGGCGATCGTGGCCGAGGTCAACACCCGCAAGGCACAGACGGATCGGGAGCGTCTCGACCTGTTGCGGGAGACGCTCGCCTTCGCCCGGCGGCATACGCAGCCGCAGCCGCGCCGGCGGTTCGCACGCTCGCGCCGCGCCATTGCCGCGCTGCGCACCGGTCTGACGCCCTAG